In Zingiber officinale cultivar Zhangliang chromosome 1A, Zo_v1.1, whole genome shotgun sequence, a genomic segment contains:
- the LOC122029715 gene encoding G-type lectin S-receptor-like serine/threonine-protein kinase At1g61400 isoform X2, whose product MTLEECQSLCWMNCSCVAFSMIRDNMCLSWPADLMDIRVFAQGGNDLYVRLAASELDSIRSSGKQKSLVIKVTVPVLSFLLLLCVGSFLWLERRSKLVKPDIVDPSTPKETELDLPLYSMVSIRAATNEFSRDNIVGMGGFGFIYKGKLADGQEVAVKRLSKASEQGTDEFKSEVSIIAKLQHRNLVRLLGYCIEDEERILIYEYMTNKSLDTFIFGHVQSVQSSQRS is encoded by the exons ATGACCCTGGAAGAGTGCCAAAGTTTGTGTTGGATGAACTGTTCTTGCGTGGCATTTTCTATGATCAGAGACAACATGTGCCTATCTTGGCCTGCTGACCTGATGGATATTAGGGTTTTTGCACAAGGCGGCAATGATCTATACGTTCGGCTTGCAGCTTCTGAATTAG ATTCAATAAGGAGTTCAGGAAAGCAGAAATCATTAGTGATAAAAGTTACTGTTCCAGTGCTGAGCTTTCTATTGTTACTATGTGTTGGTTCATTTTTATGGTTGGAGCGAAGAAGCAAGCTCG TTAAACCAGACATAGTAGACCCCTCCACTCCCAAAGAAACAGAGCTCGACTTGCCGTTATATAGTATGGTTTCGATAAGAGCTGCCACAAATGAATTTTCAAGAGACAATATAGTTGGAATGGGTGGATTTGGCTTTATTTACAAG GGTAAATTAGCAGATGGACAAGAGGTTGCTGTGAAAAGATTGTCCAAAGCTTCTGAACAAGGTACAGATGAGTTCAAGAGTGAGGTTTCGATCATCGCCAAACTACAACACCGAAATCTTGTTCGTCTACTGGGTTACTGCATCGAGGATGAGGAAAGAATCCTGATCTACGAGTACATGACAAATAAAAGCTTGGACACTTTCATATTTG gccatgttcaatctgttcaaagctcacaaagatcCTAG
- the LOC122029706 gene encoding cullin-1-like isoform X2, which produces MCIQRSPHDTTEKLYTKYKEVIMEYITSVVLPSLKDKHDEFLLRELVIRWSNHKVMSKWLSRFFSYLNRFFIKRNSLPSLDEVAFTCFRDQVYKETKGKVKDAVISLIDQERGGEQIDRGLLKNVIEIFVEIGTGKMDYYKNDFEEEMLKETASYYSRKASNWILIESFPDYMLKVEECLRKEKDRVVHYLHATSGPKLIEQVRHEVLCVYSSQLLENEKSGCCVLIQEHKVDDLSRMYKLFSKIDDGLCRISQIYKKHVTVEGTILVKKADDVASNKEVTINYLLRQYPCLFTFVREVIELHDKNMPLVNDCFQNHTLFRKALKEAFEIFLNKTVAGSSTAELLVNYCDNILKKGGSEKHSDEAIEQILEKAVNLLGYIYDKDLFVEFYRKKLARRLLFDKSANEDYERSILTKLKQQNGAHFTSKLEGMVTDMTLARETQADFKEYLQCNPRTNPGIDLSVTVLTTGFWPSYRSSDFHLPFEMTKCIQAFTEFYPTKTNSRKLTWIYSLGTCNITAKFELQTIELIVTTYQAAVLLLFNDSNRLSYSEIMSQLNLVDDDVVRLLQSLCCLKYKILNKEPNINSISSDDVFAFNSKFTNKMRRIKIPLPIVDEKKKILEVVDKDRKYVVDACLIRIMKSRKVLNHQQLITECVEQLKVFKPDLKLIKKRIEDLINREYLERDSENLNLYRYLA; this is translated from the exons ATGTGTATCCAAAGGTCTCCGCACGATACCACGGAGAAATTGTACACAAAGTACAAGGAAGTGATCATGGAGTACATAACTTCCGTG GTATTGCCCTCTTTGAAGGACAAGCATGATGAGTTTTTGTTAAGGGAACTGGTCATAAGATGGTCAAATCATAAAGTTATGAGCAAATGGCTTTCACGTTTTTTTTCGTACCTTAATCGCTTTTTCATCAAGCGGAACTCACTTCCATCACTTGATGAAGTTGCATTTACATGTTTTCGAGACCAG GTTTATAAGGAGACTAAAGGAAAAGTTAAAGATGCAGTCATTTCTTTG ATTGATCAAGAGCGCGGTGGTGAACAAATTGATAGGGGTCTGTTGAAGAATGTTATTGAAATTTTTGTTGAAATTGGAACGGGCAAGATggattattataaaaatgattttgaagaaGAAATGCTTAAAGAAACAGCATCCTATTACTCTAGAAAAGCTTCAAATTGGATTCTCATCGAATCATTCCCAGATTACATGTTAAAG GTTGAGGAGTGCTTAAGGAAGGAGAAGGATAGGGTCGTTCATTATTTGCATGCTACCAGCGGACCAAAATTGATAGAG CAAGTGCGTCATGAGGTTCTATGTGTTTATTCAAGCCAACTTTTGGAAAATGAAAAGTCTGGTTGCTGTGTCTTAATTCAAGAACACAAG GTGGATGATCTCTCACGGATGTACAAGCTTTTTTCAAAGATAGACGATGGTCTATGCCGTATCTCTCAAATTTATAAGAAG CATGTGACTGTTGAGGGTACAATTTTAGTTAAAAAAGCAGATGATGTTGCAAGTAATAAGGAGGTAACTATCAATTATCTTCTTAGACAATACCCTTGTTTATTT ACTTTTGTTAGGGAAGTTATTGAACTTCATGACAAGAACATGCCACTCGTGAATGATTGTTTCCAAAATCATACCCTTTTCCGTAAG GCACTCAAAGAGGCATTTGAGATTTTTCTCAATAAGACTGTTGCTGGTAGCTCAACTGCTGAGTTACTGGTTAACTATTGTGATAATATTCTTAAGAAGGGTGGAAGTGAGAAACATAGTGATGAAGCAATTGAACAAATACTTGAAAAG GCTGTGAATTTGCTTGGTTATATCTATGACAAAGATTTATTTGTTGAGTTCTATAG GAAAAAGCTTGCTAGGAGGTTGTTATTCGACAAAAGTGCTAATGAGGACTATGAGAGAAGCATCTTAACAAAACTAAAGCAACAAAATGGTGCACATTTTACCTCAAAGTTGGAGGGAATG GTAACTGATATGACCCTCGCTAGAGAAACACAAGCTGATTTTAAGGAATATCTTCAATGTAATCCACGTACAAATCCAGGGATAGATTTATCAGTTACTGTTTTGACAACTGGATTTTGGCCATCTTATAGATCATCTGATTTCCACCTTCCATTTGAAATG ACTAAATGTATACAAGCTTTCACGGAGTTCTATCCGACAAAAACAAATAGCAGAAAGCTCACATGGATATATTCTTTGGGGACATGCAATATTACAGCCAAGTTTGAATTGCAAACTATAGAGCTTATTGTGACAACATATCAG GCTGCAGTTCTTCTGCTCTTTAATGACTCAAATCGATTAAGCTACTCGGAGATCATGTCTCAGCTTAATTTAGTCGATGACGATGTAGTCAGATTGCTTCAATCCCTTTGTTGCTTGAAGTATAAAATTCTGAATAAAGAACCAAATATAAATTCTATTTCTTCAGATGACGTCTTTGCGTTCAATTCAAAATTCACCAACAAAATGAGAAGGATCAAG ATACCCCTTCCAATTGTGGATgaaaaaaagaaaatacttgaaGTCGTGGACAAGGATAGAAAATATGTTGTTGATGCATGCCTGATTCGCATTATGAAAAGTCGCAAAGTATTGAATCATCAACAGTTGATTACAGAATGTGTCGAACAACTTAAAGTCTTCAAG CCTGACTTGAAACTAATTAAGAAGCGTATTGAAGATTTGATAAATAGAGAATATCTAGAGAGAGACTCGGAGAATCTGAATCTGTACAGATACCTGGCTTGA
- the LOC122029706 gene encoding cullin-1-like isoform X1, translating into MKRKRAVPKPILFSEGWEVIEQGVTKMKRILEGLPEPPFTCEEYMKIYTRIHDMCIQRSPHDTTEKLYTKYKEVIMEYITSVVLPSLKDKHDEFLLRELVIRWSNHKVMSKWLSRFFSYLNRFFIKRNSLPSLDEVAFTCFRDQVYKETKGKVKDAVISLIDQERGGEQIDRGLLKNVIEIFVEIGTGKMDYYKNDFEEEMLKETASYYSRKASNWILIESFPDYMLKVEECLRKEKDRVVHYLHATSGPKLIEQVRHEVLCVYSSQLLENEKSGCCVLIQEHKVDDLSRMYKLFSKIDDGLCRISQIYKKHVTVEGTILVKKADDVASNKEVTINQTFVREVIELHDKNMPLVNDCFQNHTLFRKALKEAFEIFLNKTVAGSSTAELLVNYCDNILKKGGSEKHSDEAIEQILEKAVNLLGYIYDKDLFVEFYRKKLARRLLFDKSGFIFQVTDMTLARETQADFKEYLQCNPRTNPGIDLSVTVLTTGFWPSYRSSDFHLPFEMTKCIQAFTEFYPTKTNSRKLTWIYSLGTCNITAKFELQTIELIVTTYQAAVLLLFNDSNRLSYSEIMSQLNLVDDDVVRLLQSLCCLKYKILNKEPNINSISSDDVFAFNSKFTNKMRRIKIPLPIVDEKKKILEVVDKDRKYVVDACLIRIMKSRKVLNHQQLITECVEQLKVFKPDLKLIKKRIEDLINREYLERDSENLNLYRYLA; encoded by the exons ATGAAGAGGAAAAGGGCGGTGCCGAAGCCGATCCTTTTCAGCGAAGGGTGGGAGGTCATCGAGCAAGGCGTCACCAAGATGAAGAGGATCTTGGAAGGGCTTCCCGAACCGCCTTTCACATGCGAGGAATACATGAAGATCTACAC AAGAATCCACGATATGTGTATCCAAAGGTCTCCGCACGATACCACGGAGAAATTGTACACAAAGTACAAGGAAGTGATCATGGAGTACATAACTTCCGTG GTATTGCCCTCTTTGAAGGACAAGCATGATGAGTTTTTGTTAAGGGAACTGGTCATAAGATGGTCAAATCATAAAGTTATGAGCAAATGGCTTTCACGTTTTTTTTCGTACCTTAATCGCTTTTTCATCAAGCGGAACTCACTTCCATCACTTGATGAAGTTGCATTTACATGTTTTCGAGACCAG GTTTATAAGGAGACTAAAGGAAAAGTTAAAGATGCAGTCATTTCTTTG ATTGATCAAGAGCGCGGTGGTGAACAAATTGATAGGGGTCTGTTGAAGAATGTTATTGAAATTTTTGTTGAAATTGGAACGGGCAAGATggattattataaaaatgattttgaagaaGAAATGCTTAAAGAAACAGCATCCTATTACTCTAGAAAAGCTTCAAATTGGATTCTCATCGAATCATTCCCAGATTACATGTTAAAG GTTGAGGAGTGCTTAAGGAAGGAGAAGGATAGGGTCGTTCATTATTTGCATGCTACCAGCGGACCAAAATTGATAGAG CAAGTGCGTCATGAGGTTCTATGTGTTTATTCAAGCCAACTTTTGGAAAATGAAAAGTCTGGTTGCTGTGTCTTAATTCAAGAACACAAG GTGGATGATCTCTCACGGATGTACAAGCTTTTTTCAAAGATAGACGATGGTCTATGCCGTATCTCTCAAATTTATAAGAAG CATGTGACTGTTGAGGGTACAATTTTAGTTAAAAAAGCAGATGATGTTGCAAGTAATAAGGAGGTAACTATCAA TCAGACTTTTGTTAGGGAAGTTATTGAACTTCATGACAAGAACATGCCACTCGTGAATGATTGTTTCCAAAATCATACCCTTTTCCGTAAG GCACTCAAAGAGGCATTTGAGATTTTTCTCAATAAGACTGTTGCTGGTAGCTCAACTGCTGAGTTACTGGTTAACTATTGTGATAATATTCTTAAGAAGGGTGGAAGTGAGAAACATAGTGATGAAGCAATTGAACAAATACTTGAAAAG GCTGTGAATTTGCTTGGTTATATCTATGACAAAGATTTATTTGTTGAGTTCTATAG GAAAAAGCTTGCTAGGAGGTTGTTATTCGACAAAAGTG gatttatttttcagGTAACTGATATGACCCTCGCTAGAGAAACACAAGCTGATTTTAAGGAATATCTTCAATGTAATCCACGTACAAATCCAGGGATAGATTTATCAGTTACTGTTTTGACAACTGGATTTTGGCCATCTTATAGATCATCTGATTTCCACCTTCCATTTGAAATG ACTAAATGTATACAAGCTTTCACGGAGTTCTATCCGACAAAAACAAATAGCAGAAAGCTCACATGGATATATTCTTTGGGGACATGCAATATTACAGCCAAGTTTGAATTGCAAACTATAGAGCTTATTGTGACAACATATCAG GCTGCAGTTCTTCTGCTCTTTAATGACTCAAATCGATTAAGCTACTCGGAGATCATGTCTCAGCTTAATTTAGTCGATGACGATGTAGTCAGATTGCTTCAATCCCTTTGTTGCTTGAAGTATAAAATTCTGAATAAAGAACCAAATATAAATTCTATTTCTTCAGATGACGTCTTTGCGTTCAATTCAAAATTCACCAACAAAATGAGAAGGATCAAG ATACCCCTTCCAATTGTGGATgaaaaaaagaaaatacttgaaGTCGTGGACAAGGATAGAAAATATGTTGTTGATGCATGCCTGATTCGCATTATGAAAAGTCGCAAAGTATTGAATCATCAACAGTTGATTACAGAATGTGTCGAACAACTTAAAGTCTTCAAG CCTGACTTGAAACTAATTAAGAAGCGTATTGAAGATTTGATAAATAGAGAATATCTAGAGAGAGACTCGGAGAATCTGAATCTGTACAGATACCTGGCTTGA
- the LOC122029715 gene encoding G-type lectin S-receptor-like serine/threonine-protein kinase At1g61400 isoform X1, producing the protein MVTILLWSKAWRLPVFVASPDKRTTSNASALSNMTLEECQSLCWMNCSCVAFSMIRDNMCLSWPADLMDIRVFAQGGNDLYVRLAASELDSIRSSGKQKSLVIKVTVPVLSFLLLLCVGSFLWLERRSKLVKPDIVDPSTPKETELDLPLYSMVSIRAATNEFSRDNIVGMGGFGFIYKGKLADGQEVAVKRLSKASEQGTDEFKSEVSIIAKLQHRNLVRLLGYCIEDEERILIYEYMTNKSLDTFIFGHVQSVQSSQRS; encoded by the exons ATG GTTACCATTCTATTATGGAGCAAAGCTTGGCGCCTTCCTGTATTTGTGGCATCCCCGGACAAAA GAACCACTAGCAACGCCAGTGCACTAAGCAACATGACCCTGGAAGAGTGCCAAAGTTTGTGTTGGATGAACTGTTCTTGCGTGGCATTTTCTATGATCAGAGACAACATGTGCCTATCTTGGCCTGCTGACCTGATGGATATTAGGGTTTTTGCACAAGGCGGCAATGATCTATACGTTCGGCTTGCAGCTTCTGAATTAG ATTCAATAAGGAGTTCAGGAAAGCAGAAATCATTAGTGATAAAAGTTACTGTTCCAGTGCTGAGCTTTCTATTGTTACTATGTGTTGGTTCATTTTTATGGTTGGAGCGAAGAAGCAAGCTCG TTAAACCAGACATAGTAGACCCCTCCACTCCCAAAGAAACAGAGCTCGACTTGCCGTTATATAGTATGGTTTCGATAAGAGCTGCCACAAATGAATTTTCAAGAGACAATATAGTTGGAATGGGTGGATTTGGCTTTATTTACAAG GGTAAATTAGCAGATGGACAAGAGGTTGCTGTGAAAAGATTGTCCAAAGCTTCTGAACAAGGTACAGATGAGTTCAAGAGTGAGGTTTCGATCATCGCCAAACTACAACACCGAAATCTTGTTCGTCTACTGGGTTACTGCATCGAGGATGAGGAAAGAATCCTGATCTACGAGTACATGACAAATAAAAGCTTGGACACTTTCATATTTG gccatgttcaatctgttcaaagctcacaaagatcCTAG